Within the Fischerella sp. PCC 9605 genome, the region CGACCCCACTTATATTGTGGTAGAAAGCAAAGAGGCGATTACCGATTACGGTATTAATGCCGTCTGCACTCACTTGGGTTGTGTTGTACCTTGGAACGCTGCTGAGAACAAGTTCAAGTGTCCTTGTCATGGTTCCCAGTACGATGCAACTGGTAAGGTTGTTCGGGGCCCTGCGCCGTTGTCTTTGGCTTTGGCTCATGCTACACCACAGGACGATAAAATTGTCCTCACCCCTTGGACTGAAACCGACTTCCGTACCGGTGAAGACCCTTGGTGGGCTTAAAAGTTTCGTCATTT harbors:
- the petC gene encoding cytochrome b6-f complex iron-sulfur subunit encodes the protein MAQFSESMDVPDMGRRQFMNLLTFGTVTGVALGALYPVVKYFIPPSSGGVGGGTTAKDELGNDVSVSKFLESHNVGDRVLVQGLKGDPTYIVVESKEAITDYGINAVCTHLGCVVPWNAAENKFKCPCHGSQYDATGKVVRGPAPLSLALAHATPQDDKIVLTPWTETDFRTGEDPWWA